The Candidatus Korarchaeota archaeon NZ13-K genome contains a region encoding:
- a CDS encoding HAD family hydrolase encodes MLRAISFDLWFTLIWETKEDEELYLRMRLESLRDFLRGRGYEVPLETIRDLYLATRDFRMVVPPKELLRMIFMRLGLRLDEGSLEEASEAYAGSTDSFVPKVNEEAVQVLPELRKRGIRLALVTNTSFSERSIRAILRNVNLDHFDVIITSCESGFLKPQREIFSALIRRLGLTGSQVMHVGDSCYHDVIGAWNAGLRALHYPRLIHLRGASEEPCDFERIDSLRRLIEIVEMRE; translated from the coding sequence ATGCTCAGGGCGATCTCCTTCGACCTGTGGTTCACCCTGATATGGGAGACCAAGGAGGATGAGGAGCTCTACCTCAGGATGAGGCTGGAGTCCCTCAGGGACTTCCTGAGGGGGAGGGGCTATGAAGTCCCCCTGGAGACAATCAGGGACCTGTACCTGGCCACGAGGGACTTCAGGATGGTCGTGCCACCGAAGGAGCTCCTGAGGATGATCTTCATGCGGCTCGGCCTGAGGCTGGATGAGGGATCCCTCGAGGAGGCAAGCGAGGCTTATGCCGGCTCGACGGATTCCTTCGTACCTAAGGTGAATGAGGAGGCGGTTCAGGTGCTCCCCGAGCTGAGGAAGAGGGGAATAAGGCTGGCCCTCGTCACCAACACCTCATTCAGCGAGAGGAGCATCAGAGCGATCCTCAGGAACGTGAACCTGGATCACTTCGACGTCATCATCACTTCATGCGAATCCGGGTTCCTTAAACCGCAGAGGGAGATATTCTCGGCGCTCATCAGAAGGCTTGGCCTCACGGGATCCCAGGTTATGCACGTGGGCGACTCATGCTATCACGACGTGATAGGCGCATGGAACGCGGGCCTGAGGGCCCTTCACTACCCCAGGCTCATCCACCTGAGGGGAGCGAGCGAAGAGCCATGCGATTTCGAGAGGATAGACAGCCTCAGAAGGCTTATAGAGATCGTCGAGATGAGGGAGTGA
- a CDS encoding radical SAM protein, translated as LEYYYDPIPTNCVAHWFCPASTGIGYPRWALRNGPELGHYNLAVFYGACNLDCLFCQNWFFRKLTLSKRPLVSYEKLVEAALSHPVTCVCFFGGDPSPQVANALLVSKELMRRAGLMRICWETNGHFNPRTFEAVLSVAMRSGGNVKFDLKAWDPKLYLALTGRELGHVYRNAERALLMSREREEVPLFTASTLLVPGYVDEEEVRMIARFIASMNPETPYSLLAFHPSFLMSDLPRTSRRHALEAERAAREEGLTRVHIGNPWLLSREEYT; from the coding sequence CCTGGAGTACTACTACGATCCGATCCCAACGAACTGCGTGGCCCACTGGTTCTGTCCAGCCTCCACAGGAATTGGTTATCCGAGATGGGCGTTGAGGAACGGACCAGAGTTGGGTCACTACAACCTAGCTGTTTTCTATGGAGCATGCAACCTTGACTGCCTCTTCTGCCAGAACTGGTTCTTCAGGAAGCTCACCCTAAGCAAGAGGCCTCTGGTCAGCTATGAGAAGCTGGTGGAAGCAGCGCTAAGCCACCCGGTCACCTGCGTCTGCTTCTTCGGCGGAGACCCATCGCCTCAGGTGGCCAACGCCCTTCTCGTCTCCAAGGAGCTGATGAGGAGGGCCGGACTCATGAGGATCTGCTGGGAGACGAACGGGCACTTCAACCCCAGGACATTCGAGGCCGTGCTCAGCGTGGCCATGAGGAGCGGGGGGAACGTGAAGTTCGATCTTAAGGCCTGGGATCCCAAGCTGTACCTTGCCCTCACCGGGAGGGAGCTCGGACACGTCTATAGGAACGCTGAGAGGGCTCTGCTGATGTCAAGGGAGAGGGAGGAGGTCCCCCTTTTCACGGCTAGCACACTCCTGGTCCCGGGTTACGTGGATGAGGAGGAGGTCAGGATGATAGCGAGGTTCATAGCCTCGATGAACCCGGAGACCCCCTACAGCCTGCTCGCATTTCATCCCAGCTTCCTCATGAGCGATCTCCCTAGGACCAGCAGGAGGCATGCTCTTGAGGCTGAGAGGGCTGCCAGGGAGGAGGGATTGACCAGGGTTCACATAGGGAACCCCTGGCTGCTTAGCAGGGAGGAGTACACTTGA